A window of the Diabrotica undecimpunctata isolate CICGRU chromosome 1, icDiaUnde3, whole genome shotgun sequence genome harbors these coding sequences:
- the Droj2 gene encoding dnaJ homolog subfamily A member 1 — protein sequence MVNETKFYDILGVKPDCSPEDLKKAYRKLALKYHPDKNPNEGEKFKQISQAYEVLSDPEKKKIYDLGGEQALKERGVGGGFSSPMDLFDMFFSGGFGGGRRRKDHRGKNVIHQLTVTLEELYKGAVRKLALQKNVICDKCEGRGGKKGAVEQCTTCRGTGVQVQVQQIGLGMLQQIQTVCPDCRGQGEKINPKDRCKQCNGKKVVRERKVLEVHIDKGMVDEQKIVFTGEGDQEPELEPGDIIIVLDEKEHPVFKRYNVHDLYMRMEIQLVEALCGFQKAVKTLDDRELVITVLPGEVIKNGDYKCILNEGMPQYKNPFEKGRFIIQFYVKFPDTLPPEIIPDLERVLPPREEIMISDHAEEVTLVDFDPEAEARRRSHRNAYDEDDDMHGQGQRVQCATN from the exons ATGGTGAATGAAACTAAATTTTATGATATTCTGGGTGTCAAACCAGACTGTTCACCTGAAGATTTAAAGAAGGCGTACAGAAAACTAGCCTTAAAATATCATCCTGATAAAAATCCAAATGAGGGAGAAAAGTTTAAGCAGATCTCTCAAGCCTATGAAGTTCTTTCCGACCccgaaaaaaagaaaatatatgacTTAGGGGGTGAACAGGCATTGAAGGAACGAGGAGTTGGCGGAGGTTTTTCGAGCCCCATGGATTTATTCGACATGTTTTTCAG tggTGGATTTGGTGGTGGTCGACGGAGGAAAGACCATAGGGGCAAAAATGTCATCCATCAACTTACTGTTACTTTAGAGGAACTTTACAAAGGAGCAGTTAGGAAGTTGGCATTGCAGAAAAATGTTATTTGTGATAAATGCGAGGGTAGAGGAGGCAAAAAAGGAGCAGTTGAACAATGTACAACATGTAGAGGTACAGGTGTACAAGTACAAGTGCAACAAATTGGATTAG GTATGCTTCAACAAATTCAAACAGTATGTCCTGATTGCAGAGGACAAGGGGAAAAGATTAATCCTAAAGATCGTTGCAAGCAGTGTAATGGTAAAAAAGTAGTTCGTGAACGTAAAGTATTAGAAGTACACATTGACAAAGGTATGGTTGATGAACAAAAAATAGTATTCACTGGTGAAGGTGATCAAGAACCTGAATTGGAACCTGGTGATATTATTATAGTACTTGATGAAAAAGAACATCCAGTATTTAAGAGATATAATGTACATGATTTATACATGAGAATGGAAATTCAATTAGTGGAAGCTTTGTGTGGTTTTCAGAAAGCTGTAAAAACATTAGATGACAGAGAACTAGTGATTACTGTTCTGCCTGGTGAAGTTATTAAAAATGGGGActacaaatgtattttaaatgaag GCATGCCACAATACAAGAATCCATTTGAAAAAGGACGTTTCATTATTCAGTTCTATGTTAAGTTTCCCGATACacttcccccagaaataattccaGATTTAGAAAGAGTTCTGCCACCCAGAGAAGAAATCATGATCTCTGACCATGCAGAAGAGGTGACATTGGTTGACTTTGATCCAGAAGCTGAAGCCCGAAGAAGATCTCACAGGAATGCCTATGATGAAGATGATGACATGCATGGACAAGGTCAAAGAGTACAATGTGCTAcaaattaa